In Juglans regia cultivar Chandler chromosome 13, Walnut 2.0, whole genome shotgun sequence, the DNA window GGCACATTCACGCTCCTTTCTCAACTCTCTATGAGCCCCGTTGTGGTGTTCTACAGTTGAATACCCAATGCTTAACTGTAATTTCATGCTATAGAATCAAAGGAATTCAGAAGTAAGAAGATTGTTCTGGAAGAATCTTCATTTGCTGAAGCACCAAAGCTACTTTTTTCCTGAGATCATTCTCCTGAAGAAGCTGGATGAGGATCCCCTCAGACCGCTGAAATAGTGGCTCGGCGATCTGTGTATGGCTTAGAATCTTCTGGAAGAGGTCTAAGGCTTTAGCTTTGGCAGACAAGGAACCCTTCTCCAGGACTCGTAGAATGGCCACCACTCCTTGGTTGTCCACAATGGCTGCGGTAGCACGAGACAGTGTGCTATGTTCTGTCAGCAATGTTTCGAGTGCCATTAAAGCAGCTTCTGCTACACCAGACTCTGTCTCACTCAAAGTTTGTACCAGTGGCTTCACTGCATCTGCCTTGACGAGGCAGAATGTATCTCTATGTGAACAAGCAACACCATGAACAGAACATGAAATTCCATTCCCTGGCGAGGTTGAGCAACACCAAGGCATGTTTGGTAGGAACTTCATGATCACATGCACCAGGGGTGTGAAGCGCTTGGCTTGCTCTGCTGTTATGGTTCCATCAGATGGTGACAGGCTGGTGGATTGGGATAGTTTGGCAAGTGCAATGGCTGCCCGTTGCTTGGCTAGCGAGCTGCCCCCTGAGAGAACACGAACTAGTGATGGGTACAGTTCAAGTTTGCCCACTTGCCTCTGAAGTTCAGGCTTGCTAGGTTCTGTGTATCGTAAAAGTGCTGCTAGAGCATTTTCTAGTAAATATATGCCGTGGGGAGCAGGTGCCATGGTTCCATTATTTTCCTCATCAGCACTGCAAATCACCTCATGAATGGCTTTTAACGTGTCCGATTTGCGGAGTATCTCATCAATTATAAGATCATCACCGGGAAGCTGGCTGATGATTCCAGCGGCAGTGGACCTTTCTTCAATATCTGGTGAAGAGATGAGGATGCATGCCAAGGTCGCAATTGCTGTTTCTTTTGCAGGAGAAGGTGGTAGTGGAGCCCCAGCAGGATGATCTTCAGAAATGCGGTATATGAGCTTCATTGTCCACAGTCTCACTGCAGGCTGGTCACTGTGAAGCAAAGAGAAGAGTTGCCCAACCGCATCCATATCTGATCGAATTAGGTTTTGAGCTGTCTCAGATTTATGGCAGAGTTCAACCAGCAGGTGTAAGAACTGGACCCTAGTTCGAGGATTGGAGTTGGCCACACCCTGCAGAAGGAGACTGACATTGTGCTTTGATTGCAGCTCCTGCAAACCCTGATATTTATCGAGTTCTAGGTGCTGACTGGCTCCAATTAGTAGAGCAAGAATCTCAGCTGCTTCTTCTTTCTCATGCGGGTCAGACCTGACAAATGAAATGAGACCAAGCAAATGGGGTATTGTAACAGGATCTTTCAGAAGTCTCTTTACCATCTTGGGGTACTGTACGAGCTTTTTGATAGATCTGAGGCAAGCTACTTTGCATGCTGGGACGCTTGAAGAGAGCATCTGGACTAGGTTGTGTATGAATTGCTTGTTTTGTAAGTCCTTAATACTGCTCTCCTTGAGTTGCATCTC includes these proteins:
- the LOC108997373 gene encoding U-box domain-containing protein 44-like yields the protein MNFDIGIEDISLAVLQELCNKAVKQATELVSETKEVVLNKDCFQEFLRTISDLKNLLGTLNFQKVVDATGSESTKAALETLNFQLKKACKIIKDYKSGSHIHLILKSHSMLSQMQDVAKDIASTISSFQLINLAMATRIMGNLSKMEFRSAAFATDAIALEIENLISQESKNQEHAVKLLEKIAEAVGANVNASMVQNELELLKQEKEEMETQKKQAEALQLSQLIQFLYSTEILTIPDDERIASYHQHYPIDSFICPLCKEMMTDPVAIPCGHSFERKAIREHFRRGEKKCPTCEQELPSLDLTPNLSLRNSIEEWKQRDMDLKFQAALAGLTSNDHSRQNKALEDMQGLLEMSSYALKFAEEGLVPKLVEILKDNILNRVATLKCLYFLAKYCDNHRESIVTSGAVRCIVKQIYKDGTEPVAIAILLELSETETLSEKIGSTKDCIPLLVSLLANDNLDVSQNANKVLQKLSSNTHFVVKMAEAGHFQPFVGRFNQGPQETRTLMAAALIEMQLKESSIKDLQNKQFIHNLVQMLSSSVPACKVACLRSIKKLVQYPKMVKRLLKDPVTIPHLLGLISFVRSDPHEKEEAAEILALLIGASQHLELDKYQGLQELQSKHNVSLLLQGVANSNPRTRVQFLHLLVELCHKSETAQNLIRSDMDAVGQLFSLLHSDQPAVRLWTMKLIYRISEDHPAGAPLPPSPAKETAIATLACILISSPDIEERSTAAGIISQLPGDDLIIDEILRKSDTLKAIHEVICSADEENNGTMAPAPHGIYLLENALAALLRYTEPSKPELQRQVGKLELYPSLVRVLSGGSSLAKQRAAIALAKLSQSTSLSPSDGTITAEQAKRFTPLVHVIMKFLPNMPWCCSTSPGNGISCSVHGVACSHRDTFCLVKADAVKPLVQTLSETESGVAEAALMALETLLTEHSTLSRATAAIVDNQGVVAILRVLEKGSLSAKAKALDLFQKILSHTQIAEPLFQRSEGILIQLLQENDLRKKVALVLQQMKILPEQSSYF